In Lachnospiraceae bacterium, one DNA window encodes the following:
- a CDS encoding WecB/TagA/CpsF family glycosyltransferase: MEKQPLLNTYVNNVSMDETVHAIEDMIATNKKSYVVAINADVVMKIENDEYLKKVVDEADMVLVDGQPLVWISKWHKRPIKARISGSDLVPELCKVAATKGYSIFIIGGKDGIAERAKDNLEKEHRDIKIVGTYAPPFGFEKDITELEKINKMISTAHPDLLIACFGCPKQEKWIYENYKNYDAKISICAGATVDFIAGNLKRAPKWMSNHGLEWLYRVTQDPQRLLKRYLVDDVKIIGLIRKYR, from the coding sequence ATGGAAAAACAGCCTTTATTGAATACATATGTGAATAATGTCAGTATGGATGAGACCGTCCATGCCATTGAGGATATGATTGCTACTAATAAGAAATCATATGTGGTGGCTATTAACGCTGATGTGGTAATGAAAATAGAAAATGATGAATATTTAAAAAAGGTTGTCGATGAGGCTGATATGGTACTGGTTGATGGTCAGCCTTTAGTGTGGATTTCAAAATGGCATAAGCGACCAATTAAGGCAAGAATATCTGGGTCAGATCTCGTGCCTGAACTATGCAAAGTGGCTGCCACAAAAGGCTACTCAATATTTATTATTGGTGGTAAAGATGGGATAGCTGAGAGAGCTAAAGACAATCTTGAAAAGGAGCATAGAGATATTAAAATTGTTGGAACCTATGCACCTCCATTTGGGTTTGAAAAGGATATAACAGAACTTGAAAAGATAAATAAAATGATTTCAACTGCTCATCCAGATTTACTCATAGCATGCTTTGGGTGTCCCAAACAGGAAAAATGGATATATGAAAATTATAAAAATTATGATGCTAAAATTTCTATTTGTGCAGGGGCCACTGTTGACTTTATTGCTGGAAATTTGAAGCGAGCTCCAAAATGGATGAGTAATCATGGACTTGAATGGTTATATAGAGTAACGCAGGACCCCCAAAGATTGTTAAAAAGATATTTAGTCGATGATGTTAAAATTATAGGACTTATTAGGAAATATCGATAA
- a CDS encoding acyltransferase — protein sequence MFGNLMTQLYLKKLEHKGFKHGNNFDIEKGANIDSAFCHLISCGDNVTLAKNVYILGHDASMGKFLKRAKIGKVKIGNNVFIGAGSIILPGINIGDNVIVATNSSVTKDIPSGEIWGVYQPNLL from the coding sequence ATGTTTGGAAATTTGATGACACAGCTTTACTTAAAAAAACTTGAGCATAAAGGTTTTAAGCATGGAAACAATTTTGATATAGAAAAAGGTGCAAATATTGATTCTGCCTTTTGCCATTTGATTTCGTGTGGTGATAATGTAACATTAGCTAAAAATGTATATATATTGGGTCATGACGCATCAATGGGAAAGTTTTTAAAAAGGGCAAAAATTGGGAAAGTTAAGATAGGAAATAATGTTTTTATAGGAGCTGGTAGTATTATTTTACCTGGCATAAATATTGGCGATAATGTGATTGTTGCTACCAATAGTAGCGTGACAAAAGATATCCCGAGCGGAGAAATCTGGGGGGTGTACCAGCCAAATTTATTATGA
- a CDS encoding glycosyltransferase family 4 protein gives MRKQKMIDFGTGTEAKLNVLMVGVDEGRIGGMWSVAETYIKNETYNKFVNLKYVATSTGGSKFKRTIKMFSGYLKILVYLSEKKVDIVHIHMAEKGSVYRKGFVVKLAKLFKIKTIIQMHAGPIMSWYNTLREYQKKRVREILNSPDKLLVLGNYWKEQLCEIVPSDKIDVLYNGADCSCSNRYNINGNYITFMGMITKRKGAYDLIDSIKLIDKDLPKEITIILCGFDEENKAKEYARNLNLNHRIIFPGWIDKEKKNEVLQNTCICVLPSYFEGLSMTVVESISYGIPIITTNISTMPEIVGDSIHMVLPGDIIDLAETIKNLISDKSKRYEQSRYLYRRAKSIFSIEKNINETLRIYNECLKV, from the coding sequence GTGAGAAAACAGAAAATGATAGATTTTGGTACGGGGACTGAGGCTAAATTAAATGTCCTCATGGTTGGTGTTGATGAAGGTAGAATAGGCGGTATGTGGAGTGTAGCAGAAACCTATATTAAAAATGAGACATACAATAAATTTGTAAATTTGAAATATGTTGCTACATCTACGGGTGGCTCAAAATTCAAAAGAACCATTAAGATGTTTTCTGGGTATCTAAAAATATTAGTATATTTGTCGGAAAAAAAAGTTGATATAGTCCATATTCATATGGCAGAAAAAGGTAGCGTGTACAGAAAGGGTTTTGTGGTAAAATTAGCAAAATTATTTAAAATCAAAACTATTATACAGATGCACGCTGGACCAATAATGAGTTGGTACAATACCTTGCGAGAATATCAAAAAAAAAGAGTAAGAGAAATATTGAATAGTCCCGATAAATTATTGGTTTTAGGTAACTATTGGAAAGAACAATTATGTGAAATTGTTCCTAGTGACAAAATTGATGTTTTATATAATGGTGCAGATTGCTCTTGCAGTAACAGATATAACATAAATGGTAATTACATTACATTTATGGGAATGATTACAAAAAGAAAAGGAGCTTATGATTTAATTGATTCGATTAAATTAATAGATAAAGATTTGCCAAAGGAAATCACAATAATTTTATGTGGTTTTGATGAAGAAAATAAAGCAAAAGAATATGCTAGGAACTTAAATTTAAATCATCGAATAATATTTCCTGGTTGGATTGATAAAGAAAAGAAGAACGAAGTTTTACAAAATACTTGTATATGTGTTCTGCCATCGTATTTTGAAGGTTTATCTATGACAGTGGTAGAATCTATTTCTTATGGTATACCAATTATTACGACTAATATTTCAACGATGCCGGAAATTGTTGGTGATAGTATCCATATGGTGTTGCCTGGCGATATCATTGATTTAGCAGAGACTATAAAAAACTTAATTTCTGACAAATCAAAGAGATATGAGCAAAGTAGGTATTTGTATAGAAGAGCAAAAAGCATTTTTTCTATTGAAAAAAATATAAATGAGACACTAAGAATATATAACGAATGCTTAAAGGTATAG
- a CDS encoding glycosyltransferase family 4 protein, whose protein sequence is MKKYLLITQRCPYPPHKNGGIHTIYNIIKNVPSDVELDVFYYYERDLEAEQVIKRFVHKIEYKKLYKMPNKFTRMKNFISGIPDYYSEVDLKKIDVEIDYDKYDVVILDQIYSLPFAEYIPRDVSIISMMHDNNAMLYERKANAEKLFVKKIYDRKQSEYFKKVEEKYFNKIKKVIYVSDLDATRSQSEHKNCTCKFDNIILGVDLPENNQFSNAKENSIVFSGVMDYGPNEDAAYYFATEVYPAIKEKINDAEFVIAGKNPTQKLVDLKCKNIHITGFVDDMYRTISSSEIYVSPLRYGSGTKNKVLEAMAVGMPVFLTDVSREGIDGLQDGQNCFFVDKNNMAEVISKALTDKVRLKKVAERGKEYVERYHSWKNVFDKFLID, encoded by the coding sequence ATGAAAAAATATTTATTAATAACTCAAAGATGCCCCTATCCACCTCACAAAAATGGTGGTATACACACAATATATAATATTATAAAAAATGTACCATCTGATGTAGAATTAGATGTTTTTTATTACTATGAGAGGGATCTTGAAGCTGAACAAGTAATAAAAAGGTTTGTCCACAAAATAGAGTATAAAAAACTATATAAAATGCCTAATAAATTTACTAGGATGAAAAATTTTATAAGCGGTATTCCGGATTATTATTCGGAGGTGGATTTAAAAAAAATTGATGTAGAGATTGATTATGATAAGTATGATGTGGTGATTTTGGACCAGATTTATTCTTTGCCTTTTGCTGAGTACATTCCAAGAGATGTTTCGATTATATCAATGATGCATGATAATAATGCAATGTTGTATGAAAGAAAGGCAAATGCTGAAAAATTATTTGTAAAGAAAATTTATGATAGAAAGCAAAGCGAATATTTTAAGAAAGTAGAAGAAAAATATTTTAATAAGATTAAGAAGGTTATTTATGTATCGGATTTAGATGCTACAAGATCTCAAAGCGAGCATAAAAATTGCACCTGTAAATTTGATAATATAATTTTAGGTGTTGATTTACCAGAAAATAACCAATTTAGTAATGCCAAAGAGAACTCTATAGTGTTTTCAGGAGTTATGGATTATGGCCCTAATGAGGATGCGGCATATTATTTTGCAACCGAGGTATATCCTGCAATTAAGGAAAAAATTAATGATGCTGAGTTTGTAATTGCAGGCAAGAATCCAACTCAAAAATTAGTAGATTTAAAATGTAAAAACATCCATATTACAGGTTTTGTCGATGATATGTATAGGACTATTTCTTCATCGGAAATATATGTATCGCCTTTAAGATATGGAAGTGGAACAAAAAATAAGGTATTGGAGGCGATGGCTGTTGGAATGCCTGTATTTTTGACAGATGTTAGTAGAGAAGGTATAGATGGATTACAAGATGGTCAAAATTGTTTTTTTGTAGATAAAAATAATATGGCTGAAGTAATTAGTAAGGCTCTAACCGATAAGGTTAGATTAAAAAAGGTCGCTGAGAGAGGAAAGGAATATGTAGAAAGGTATCATTCATGGAAAAATGTGTTTGATAAATTTCTAATTGATTAG
- a CDS encoding glycosyltransferase family 4 protein, with product MNILFTSDLSGMGGGETSLVNLSAVLKKDNNISVLCNTNGRLNDILKSNGIQVYELNYRDKKKLIKNLLFIRKLAKNKNIQIIHSNDPLTSIIMHYAVIGLKVKTFWTCHGQWYNFKGLKKLLIKKSNCHIFCVSTKVKESLDRMGFKNTSISYLGIPLERYENAKPTNLKNELNIPLSNKLIACIGRFQPIKGQLKLVEALNSLIQGGANVTCLLVGGCVFGAEEDKDYYNRVKKYVYDNELERNVIFLGERQDIPAILKEIDCLVIPSDNESFGMIAVEALAAGTPVLSTPNDGVSEILNYDKRFIAATNDAVGLHLLINSYFKYKERTTSEIGNVSNVNERFSISNVATIYMDCFKKYSRI from the coding sequence ATGAATATTTTATTTACGTCAGATTTATCGGGTATGGGTGGTGGCGAAACTAGTTTGGTAAATTTAAGTGCTGTTTTAAAGAAAGATAACAATATAAGTGTTCTATGCAACACTAATGGAAGACTTAATGATATACTTAAGAGTAATGGAATTCAGGTATATGAATTGAACTATAGAGATAAAAAGAAACTTATAAAAAATCTTTTATTTATAAGAAAGCTGGCAAAAAATAAAAATATACAAATTATTCATAGTAATGATCCGCTTACATCTATCATTATGCATTATGCTGTCATAGGATTAAAAGTAAAGACATTTTGGACATGTCACGGACAATGGTATAATTTTAAAGGCTTAAAGAAGCTACTCATAAAAAAATCAAACTGCCATATTTTTTGTGTATCAACAAAAGTGAAAGAATCCTTAGATAGAATGGGGTTTAAAAATACAAGCATATCTTATTTGGGGATACCGTTAGAAAGGTATGAAAATGCGAAACCCACGAATTTAAAAAATGAACTCAATATTCCATTAAGCAATAAGTTGATAGCTTGCATAGGTAGATTCCAACCAATTAAGGGACAACTGAAATTAGTAGAGGCTTTGAATAGTCTTATACAAGGTGGTGCTAATGTTACGTGCTTATTAGTGGGCGGCTGTGTTTTTGGAGCCGAAGAAGACAAAGATTACTATAACAGAGTAAAAAAATACGTTTATGATAATGAGTTGGAGAGAAATGTTATATTTCTTGGTGAGAGGCAAGATATTCCAGCAATCTTAAAAGAAATAGACTGCCTCGTAATTCCTTCAGATAACGAGTCTTTTGGGATGATTGCAGTTGAAGCATTAGCTGCCGGTACTCCGGTATTATCAACGCCAAATGACGGTGTTAGTGAAATTTTAAATTACGATAAGAGATTTATTGCAGCTACAAATGATGCAGTAGGTTTACATTTACTTATAAATTCTTATTTCAAATATAAAGAAAGAACTACTAGTGAAATTGGTAATGTAAGCAATGTTAATGAAAGATTTTCAATTAGTAATGTTGCCACAATTTACATGGATTGTTTTAAAAAGTATAGTAGAATATGA
- a CDS encoding polysaccharide pyruvyl transferase family protein: protein MNILLYGWFGENNVGDELILDASMSLIKKQCPSAEINVMGTKPCQVKKLHAGMNRVSTYIDYRPKEFLRAFKYGFFDVIRNILKNDVLVISSGGALSDWHKESTITLFFMIDMFSFMKKPIYMLDVGAGPININKSYKRFKNRLDKIRIITVRDKSSFDTLKTLKLNNIYLSRDVVYSYSESILDRIKNIEKINNSVGLVIAAVCYETKSVYDEYINQINLLITKLLQEGYKVSVIPFLYEEDKEFLEQLQIPEIVKICVDQNNAYKAIEYIAQCEYVIGIRYHALVLSAIMGKKIIPLVHHGKNGDFVKDFLLDKYAEYIGDGKNWEYSQISANNIIRNLRRIDSDEQYKLNIISAINDKYNTTKAEDILFNALLDA, encoded by the coding sequence ATGAATATCTTGTTGTATGGTTGGTTTGGTGAGAACAATGTTGGAGATGAACTAATATTAGATGCAAGTATGTCCTTGATTAAAAAACAGTGTCCCTCAGCAGAAATAAATGTTATGGGGACCAAGCCGTGTCAAGTGAAAAAATTACATGCAGGGATGAATCGTGTGTCAACATATATCGACTACAGGCCTAAAGAATTTCTTAGAGCGTTTAAGTATGGCTTTTTTGATGTGATTAGGAATATATTAAAAAATGATGTTTTGGTAATATCCTCGGGAGGTGCGCTTTCAGACTGGCACAAGGAATCGACGATAACACTTTTTTTTATGATTGATATGTTTTCTTTTATGAAAAAGCCAATTTATATGTTAGATGTTGGTGCTGGCCCGATTAATATCAATAAATCATATAAACGCTTCAAAAATAGACTCGATAAAATAAGAATTATTACAGTGAGGGATAAAAGCTCTTTTGATACATTGAAAACTTTAAAACTTAATAACATATATTTATCAAGAGATGTAGTTTATTCCTATTCCGAGAGTATTCTGGATAGAATAAAAAACATAGAAAAAATTAATAATTCTGTGGGTTTAGTGATAGCAGCAGTTTGTTATGAAACAAAAAGTGTTTATGACGAATATATAAATCAAATTAATTTACTGATAACAAAGTTACTGCAAGAAGGTTATAAAGTATCGGTTATACCATTTTTATATGAAGAAGATAAGGAGTTTTTAGAGCAACTTCAAATTCCTGAAATTGTCAAAATTTGCGTTGATCAAAATAATGCATATAAGGCAATAGAATATATAGCACAATGCGAATATGTTATTGGGATTCGCTATCATGCACTTGTATTATCAGCAATCATGGGGAAAAAAATTATTCCGCTTGTGCATCATGGCAAGAATGGAGATTTCGTGAAAGATTTTTTATTGGATAAATATGCAGAGTATATAGGTGATGGTAAGAACTGGGAATATTCTCAAATATCAGCTAACAATATAATACGGAATCTGAGAAGAATTGATTCCGATGAACAATATAAACTAAATATCATTTCAGCAATTAATGATAAGTATAACACTACAAAAGCTGAGGATATTTTATTTAATGCATTGCTAGATGCTTAA
- a CDS encoding HAD-IIIC family phosphatase, producing MFCLLWQKNKSVNKYTGKHINDKIERIVPTIWEEHCLECSPPECYKSCEKYRRREDGSCIRVTNGISASNEFNGLYGYSAVVEFREWSKIEILYREKAVSIDENFKIEKHISLLDNIFKFTHYPLFFLKDPWSLFHRWELERQKYISFLSRKGTEDANALLGEIVNPGEKFNLIVEIKTEDTVVYRKSHSLATGENLIIDSIDSQKLNEIKQRKYIYLYPEQFDKKHKLFFKTLELVKIKDKKSIASKMVKCVVWDLDNTLWNGIFVDQKEDVQIKSEVIDIIKMLENKGIVSSICSKNDFEPVMEYLKSQKLDSMFLVPQINWEPKSKNIKRIAELLNIGVDSIAFFDDSINERNEVRSNAPMVRVYDILDLFETVKTEPFNPPVSEETKNRKKQYIENIQRNKEIQKNGGDVIAFLKNADMNLTINRGNLENIDRYYEIVQRTNQLNVSVRRLNKEQIVSYIQSPDYEFIEIHLTDKYGDYGIIGVCNISLENFVVEDMLFSCRAAMKFVEENFIKWLMTKYSSNTVKIKFKTTDRNKKIIDKIKTTGFIENGEYLVEDPILVKSFTLPFDICIIDEV from the coding sequence ATGTTTTGTTTACTATGGCAAAAAAATAAATCTGTAAATAAATATACTGGTAAGCATATCAATGATAAAATAGAACGAATTGTTCCAACTATTTGGGAAGAACATTGTTTAGAATGTTCACCGCCAGAATGCTATAAATCCTGCGAGAAATATCGAAGAAGAGAAGATGGTTCATGCATAAGGGTTACAAACGGCATATCAGCTTCAAATGAATTCAACGGGCTTTACGGATACTCTGCAGTTGTCGAGTTTAGAGAATGGTCAAAAATAGAAATATTATATAGGGAAAAAGCGGTTAGTATAGACGAAAATTTCAAGATAGAAAAGCACATTAGTCTTTTAGATAATATTTTTAAATTTACACATTATCCTTTATTCTTTTTAAAAGATCCATGGTCTTTATTTCACAGATGGGAACTTGAGAGACAAAAATATATTTCATTTTTATCAAGGAAGGGTACGGAGGATGCTAATGCACTTCTAGGTGAAATTGTTAATCCTGGAGAAAAATTTAATTTAATAGTGGAAATAAAGACGGAAGACACTGTTGTATACCGAAAATCCCATTCTTTAGCAACAGGAGAAAATTTAATAATTGATTCAATAGATAGTCAAAAGTTAAATGAAATTAAGCAAAGAAAGTATATTTATCTATATCCAGAGCAATTCGACAAAAAACATAAACTATTCTTTAAGACTTTAGAACTTGTAAAAATTAAGGATAAAAAAAGTATAGCAAGTAAAATGGTTAAATGTGTGGTATGGGATTTAGATAATACTCTTTGGAATGGAATATTTGTAGATCAAAAAGAAGATGTACAAATTAAATCTGAAGTTATTGATATTATAAAAATGCTAGAAAACAAAGGGATTGTAAGTAGTATTTGTAGTAAAAATGATTTTGAACCTGTAATGGAATATTTAAAATCACAAAAATTGGATAGTATGTTTTTGGTACCTCAAATTAACTGGGAACCAAAAAGTAAGAACATAAAAAGAATTGCAGAATTGTTAAATATAGGTGTCGATTCAATAGCATTTTTTGATGATTCAATTAATGAAAGAAATGAAGTTAGGTCAAATGCGCCAATGGTTAGAGTGTACGACATATTAGATTTATTTGAAACCGTTAAAACTGAGCCGTTTAATCCGCCTGTTTCTGAAGAAACAAAAAATCGAAAAAAACAGTATATTGAAAATATACAGAGAAATAAAGAGATTCAAAAAAATGGTGGCGATGTTATTGCATTTTTGAAAAATGCTGATATGAATTTAACAATTAACAGGGGAAATCTAGAGAACATAGATAGATATTATGAAATTGTTCAGAGAACCAATCAACTTAATGTTTCGGTTAGGCGTTTAAACAAAGAACAAATTGTAAGTTATATTCAATCACCAGATTATGAATTTATCGAAATTCATCTTACTGATAAATATGGTGATTATGGAATCATTGGAGTGTGCAATATTTCTTTGGAAAATTTTGTGGTAGAGGATATGCTATTTTCATGTCGTGCAGCCATGAAATTTGTTGAAGAAAACTTTATTAAGTGGCTTATGACTAAGTATTCGTCAAATACAGTAAAAATTAAATTTAAGACAACAGATAGAAATAAAAAAATTATTGATAAAATTAAAACAACTGGGTTTATAGAAAATGGTGAATATTTAGTTGAAGATCCTATATTAGTTAAGTCTTTTACATTACCATTTGATATTTGTATTATAGATGAGGTTTAA
- a CDS encoding PIG-L family deacetylase, producing the protein MVDKINILPEDNILIIAPHPDDESIGCGGLMILYPNQCDVLLITDGRHGHTGEYLGKEDELVSIRKKEILKALTHVKINTFYALDLPDGKTIENEDIVKNFNYNPYDYVFIPNRFDGNRDHAALFEILSKYKKNSANFKLVEYEVGTLLEFPVWTLDISNVMNEKLSMISEHTSQLHDINYIKTVEALNSYRGGYNGVQYAEAYCPSDYITVGRIIFWHLPFSLRNMIYKVRDKIKRKNINEK; encoded by the coding sequence ATGGTTGACAAAATAAATATTCTACCTGAGGATAATATACTTATTATAGCACCACACCCAGATGATGAGAGCATTGGGTGCGGTGGCTTAATGATTCTTTATCCAAATCAATGTGATGTATTACTCATAACTGACGGAAGGCATGGACATACGGGAGAATATCTTGGAAAAGAGGATGAACTAGTTTCAATTAGAAAAAAAGAAATTTTAAAAGCGTTGACCCATGTGAAAATTAATACTTTCTACGCTCTTGATTTACCTGATGGTAAAACTATTGAAAACGAGGATATTGTAAAAAACTTTAATTATAATCCATATGATTATGTTTTTATTCCTAACAGATTCGATGGTAATCGCGATCATGCGGCATTATTTGAAATCTTAAGCAAGTATAAAAAAAATAGTGCAAATTTTAAATTGGTTGAGTATGAGGTTGGTACCTTGCTGGAATTTCCTGTCTGGACTTTGGATATTTCAAATGTAATGAATGAAAAATTAAGTATGATTTCAGAACATACATCGCAACTTCATGACATTAATTACATCAAAACAGTGGAAGCATTAAATTCATATCGAGGTGGATATAATGGTGTACAGTATGCGGAAGCCTATTGCCCATCAGATTATATTACTGTAGGCAGGATTATATTTTGGCATTTGCCTTTTAGTTTGAGAAATATGATATATAAGGTAAGAGATAAGATTAAGAGAAAAAATATAAATGAGAAATAA
- a CDS encoding oligosaccharide flippase family protein yields the protein MRNKIFKTFSVVIFLMVFSKGLGFIRESLIAAKYGAGFISDVYVFEDGIINAIYTVCAGVISTTYIPKLLSLQNEDKDRFTSNYFNILCSIIIGIAAILALFSSFVLKIFVPGFYNIYSADVMNSLEVLTRINMISLLLVFAENYFIVVLQAHNYFIFSSIQGIILNVSLIVYLLFFYQYEIRGIIIVKILAHFINALMLLIFINGKRLFKYSFIYKINDPNIVSVAKLASPVLIVNIVSQLNYIVDRAMASGLDSGSMALLSYANTVAALIYSVIGISFNNIVYTSLSEKQDDDDEVRKLFAKYKSLLLSILLPCCIVMFVDSKNVCNIIYGRGAMNENNIKILSLLLIIYIPSNFALCIRDLYNRLLYIHKKTKITSFINLGGLILNIVLNVILSKLLGVYGLAIATSLTGILIVTITKLYCKNYIEFHVRELLTMSIKTIIVGLACVAVKIILLDTSVIWEIVTFLISVGLALLIFNLGAIKKGIS from the coding sequence ATGAGAAATAAAATTTTTAAAACATTTAGTGTTGTTATATTTTTAATGGTATTTAGTAAAGGACTTGGTTTTATTAGAGAGTCTCTTATTGCGGCAAAGTATGGAGCAGGTTTTATTTCAGATGTTTATGTATTTGAGGATGGAATTATAAATGCTATATATACGGTTTGTGCAGGCGTAATTAGTACAACTTATATTCCAAAATTATTATCCTTACAAAATGAAGATAAGGATAGGTTTACTAGCAATTATTTTAATATTTTATGTTCTATAATTATTGGGATAGCAGCTATTTTGGCTTTGTTTTCTTCTTTTGTCCTCAAAATTTTTGTTCCGGGTTTTTACAATATATATTCTGCAGATGTAATGAACTCTTTGGAAGTTCTTACTAGAATAAACATGATTTCATTATTGCTAGTTTTTGCTGAGAATTATTTTATAGTTGTACTTCAAGCGCATAATTATTTTATCTTCTCTTCAATTCAAGGAATAATTTTAAATGTTTCGCTCATAGTTTATCTTTTATTTTTTTATCAATATGAGATTCGAGGCATAATTATTGTTAAAATTTTAGCACATTTTATCAATGCGCTTATGCTATTGATTTTTATAAATGGAAAAAGATTATTTAAATATTCTTTTATATATAAAATAAATGACCCTAATATTGTAAGCGTCGCAAAACTGGCATCTCCTGTACTTATTGTTAATATAGTTTCGCAATTAAATTATATAGTAGATAGAGCAATGGCTTCTGGACTAGATTCTGGAAGTATGGCTTTACTTAGTTATGCGAATACAGTTGCAGCACTTATATATTCAGTTATAGGGATATCTTTTAATAATATAGTTTACACAAGTCTTAGTGAAAAACAAGATGATGATGATGAAGTCAGAAAATTGTTTGCTAAGTATAAATCTCTTTTGTTATCAATTTTGTTGCCATGTTGTATAGTTATGTTTGTTGATTCGAAGAATGTATGCAATATAATTTATGGTAGAGGGGCAATGAATGAAAATAATATAAAAATTTTAAGTCTACTATTGATTATTTATATACCCAGTAATTTTGCTTTATGTATAAGGGATTTGTACAATAGATTGTTATATATACACAAAAAAACCAAAATAACATCTTTTATAAATTTGGGTGGACTAATTTTAAATATAGTTTTAAATGTAATTTTATCAAAGCTACTAGGAGTTTATGGACTAGCTATTGCAACTTCGTTAACAGGTATTTTGATTGTGACAATAACAAAGTTATATTGTAAAAACTACATTGAATTTCATGTACGAGAATTATTGACAATGAGCATAAAAACTATAATTGTTGGATTAGCATGTGTTGCAGTAAAGATTATTTTGTTAGATACTAGCGTGATTTGGGAAATAGTTACTTTTTTGATTTCAGTAGGTTTGGCGTTACTAATTTTTAATCTTGGAGCAATAAAGAAGGGGATTTCGTAA